The DNA sequence gaagcTTTCCCTTCAAGATTTCTTATCACCATATAATAGTTCATTTCGTTTACTTTACTAAGAATGTACGACAATCAAACACAGGCATATGGGAGGGACACAGTTGATAATACTACAAGGTATCTGTCACATAAATTATCACAAGCCTAGTATCACCAGCACCACTTAAATGGAGCATGTTCGTCAATACAGCAGCGTAAACGACCGAAGTAGAGGCGGGAGTACGCTAATATCCATGAAATTCACCATATAcgtaattttgaaatatcaagcTCCGCCCATTTTTGCTAAGAAAATAATGGAAGTCAAAATTgtcatgaaaatatatacatataagcATATTCTGTCCAGCACTTTGGCCAACAAGTACCACTCGTTGTTGGTCTGTTCTTCCGACTCATCTTTCTGCATGTGGCCTTCGATCTTTTTTAAAGTGTCGGATTGTTCTGTCAGTAAAGAAAGCATTGGATCACCTGTCCTGAGAAGAAGGTCACGTGATGAAGTGTTCGTCACAATACTCGGTAGTCGAGGTTGATTAGGAAGATTTCCATTGACTGTTTGAGTATTTGTTGTGTCCTCAACGTCCATTTTATTGGAAAAAGTGTTTTGATTTGGCTCcttctaaaattaaaaataaacaaatacatgttcAATCAGAATTATATACACTGGGAAATTAAGATAATTTTAAATTCAAGTGGTGGTACTTTGATCAGAaaaagaacaagatgtgtttgtgagaAACACTGATACTCTTGTGTGGGAGGCTAGCAAAATAAATctggttttgtcacaaggaatacacgtGAAATATAAAATCCATATTTCAAAGGTTTGCAAAAGTAGtacaaacgtcaaggtcacattTTGATACCAAAAGCTCTATCAATAACCACTCAAAAATTGTGGCTTAGGTTAGAATCTTGCAAAAGTTGGCCACACTCATAGGTCATGAGGTAAAAACTCAAGGTTAAAAATTTTGTGGAGAGACAAAAACAATTAGAGGTCAATGGAACACATCGCTCAGGTtgactcatatttaaagattttccctatacattcgcatgttaaactttgatccctattgtagccccaactTATTCTACCCggggccatgcttttaacaaacttaaatctgcactatgtcaggaaactttcatgcaattgtaaaacttttctggcccaatggttcttgagaagaatatttttaaggATTTTCCTTATatgtttgtaagtaaaactacgatcccctattgtggccccaccatacccccgggggtcatgactttaataaatttgaatctgcattatgtcagaaagctttcctgtaaatataaacttttctggctcagtggatcttgagaaaaatatttttaaagattttccaatatatttgtatgtaaaactttgatcccctattgtggccccatcctacccctggggttcatgattttaacgaacatGAATCTgtgctatgtcaggaagctttcaggtaaatgtcagcttttctggctctgtgaagaagaattttaaacgATCCCACTTTATTTTTGAGATTAGCCctcctttgaaggggcattGCCCTTTattggaacaaacttgaaagcccttaacccaaggatgctttgtgtcaagtttggttgaaattggaccCGTCGTTCTGaaaaagaagtcgaaaatgtgaaaagcctacagacagacagacagacagacgacggcaacaggcgatcagaaaagctcacttgaacttttagctcaggtgagctaaaaactatatGCTCCTGAATATCCCATTGCGCAGCATAAAAATCATGTTAATTAATTTGTGGTACTTGACCGGCAATGGTACTCTAGATTGAAATTTGTCCCAGCACAAATTACGTCTGGAGCCATATGAGCGacatattctcgagagggacattaaacaatacacTCATGGGATCATGCTTAGCGCACTCCTTTGTATATTGTGAACGAAATATTCACAGTAAAGTATCCATCCTGTAGTTTTAATTTAGCTTACTAATACTCTAGATGTAGTGCtttcattatgatttttatttaacaACATAATCAAAGGTTAGACACCTTCTACGGCTGATTCAGATACCTGACTCTGGTAATGATTCTTCTCCGAATGCactttattttctcttttcccAGTCTTCACGCATACAACCCACGCTAATCTGTTTAGAAATAGTCTACGCATCCAGTCAGGTAATTTATTTCCTGTTGCACCACGGAAATGAATGTTTAGAACCAATACTGTCATTGCACACGAAAACGACACAAGAATCATGGAGGTGGTGAAATACATTCCTGGAAGATACATGAAAAACAATTAATTAGTTTTCTAACATTATTATGGGCATTCTACTTTCTCTGTGATTAGGAACTTGCAATTTGTAGCGAGGTATAATTACTCGTTCGAAGCTGAAGTTCCTCTAGCTGAGATAAAATCAGATAAAATGCTGAGGTTTTTCATGCCATTTATGTTGTAAACTGTTTAGGTAAATAACTGTTTAGGTACATGTGGTTTTTTCCAAAGGGTGTTTTCATTACTGTTTTCCAATAGGAATAATACGTAACATTACGCAAATTGGGAATTCACATTTATCTCCCATTGGAAGCGGGCATGTCCATTGAATAGAGCAAAGTGAAATTAGTCCCTTTTACCCAAAgatatttttgttcaaaatagTTGAGAAGAACtttggttttggagaagaagaaaATGCTAAAAGTTAacaattttgtttgtttacttgTTTCACATCCCTTTGAGAAATTGAACAAAACCTACCCACATACGGAAAATTGACGGAGGAGGCCGGAAGTTGTTCGGTAACCATAAGTAGAAACACAGCTAAGGACAACAGTACTGTGACTTCTAAGGATACTTTCTCTCCGGACTCCGGAGGAAGAGCGAATCCGAGGGCTGCCACCGAACCAGTTAGAATACAGGGGAACAGGATGCTCATGATGTAGAACAACGGCTTTCTTTTGATTTCTAGGGAAAACGTAATGTCTGGGTATGGATCCGGACAGCATTGGTAATACAAGACATTCCGGATTGCTTTCATTGAGACAACATCCCATTCGTTGTGCAAGACGAGATTTGTTAAATCGGCTGTAAatcataatttgaaaattttaataacaCAGAGGAGGAAGTAGAATACTGGAAGGAAACTTATCATGCAAACAAATATTCATAGACGTATGCTAATGAATAAAATGGTTTCGttacttttaagaaaaagattttccttgtatagAATATtctttatacttttttttttacattggaaATGACAATGAATAATTGCAGTTAGAAGTGTGAATAAGAATATCTGAAAGAGTGCAAGTGGTAAAAAGAATCTAACAACTGCATTCATCAATTAACACGAAATCATTTCCGGGTCACCTTGAACGCTCTAAACCAGTGGCTCACTGAATTTGACGGCTATCAAAATCTGTCACAGTTGCCAACAcgtcaactttttttttattaatctcataattcccataacgaataaaaaattaagagtagaaCAAAaacggacacctggatataccagaaatgggatcaggtaggaggagtaagtattccctgttgaatgggatcaggtgcctaggaggagtaagtattccctgttGAATGTCTAATACTAGTCAAGTCTGTTTTATGCACCTGTATTTAAATAAACATACGCATTGTATTGTTGGCAGATTTAATGACGTATAGGCCATTGTGTTGTATATCGAATACCGTGAAATTCGGCTATTAACGGGTTCAGAGCTATTCTCttaccagagggcgcgttacgcaagcttcacttacacGAGTAGCGCACGGATCTCTGGGAAGAGAATGGTTCAGACCACAGAACCCTGGGAAGAGAATGGTTCAGAGCGATAAAGGGCATCCTGAAACGATTCTGTATCTCTATGCTACAGGATATTTATATTgattcatatcatacatgtactatataagttatcattttgaaaatatcatgaaaATAGGATCTAGAGCTATTGAGACACTCAAACACACTGGTAAATaagtttcattgtttataaataCTATAGTGGTGAGGAATGATAGATATTTTTCGCTTCCATATTTGATAAGAACATTGTTCTACTTCTAAATATTTCTGTCTACTGATCTACATGTTTTGTacaatgttaaacattaaaaatgtagGGAGTAATTTTTGGGAGGAAACCGGTGTACCCGGAGCAAACTAACTGCCCAAGCGGGCGACCACCATACCCAATCTCTatccagagttatcgttccttacactcacaagtatttgtgagtgtaaggaacgataactctaggTAGAGATTGCTACCagaccctctcacatacaaccattGCCGATCACGGAGATCGAACTCGGATAACAGCTGTGAGAAGTAAGGGCGTTAATCACTTTGTTTCCCAGACAACCCTAACGTCTGATAATTTACTCAGGTTTTATATGCTCCAGACGTGTAGAAACATTTCAATAAGAGTCTCCTTGTAAACATTTACGGAAGAACAACCCTTCATGATTGACCATTATGTCAGGTCAGAGACACACATGTTATACATGTCTCTGGTAAAGTAAATTACAATATGCCACCCCTATCCTCAGACTTGCAGTCCAATTCTAGGAATTGAAATAAGTCTTTAATGAAGCAAtccattcattaaaaaaagaaacataataAAGTAATGATACATTAGATATCACTCCCATTAATGGAGGTTCAATTATTCTGTAATGTCTAGGGTATTAATCAAAATTGGTAGgcacattaattttgagatCAAGGTCAACATTCATGGATACAAACAATGTCTGAAAATTTCCTATTGCGTTAAATATCAAGTTGTCAAAGATGAAGAGTTACatataatatcatataaaatgacACTCATTAAACTTCCTACGAAATACTCTGGTACCGCGTAAAACCCAGGCCATTTAACACAGATAGTAAACTTTCTTCGCCAAGCGTCGGACATTTGAAGTGAAAGTTACGGGTTTTTCGGGTATGGCCTTTAAATTGATGGTTTCGTGTCACggaatgaaaggtgaggataacgaacagtgataaatctcctataagcaatacaaaataaggagttgggcaaaaacggacccctgaatacaccagaggtgggattaggtgcctagaaggagtaagcatcccctgtcgaccggtcacctTTCATCAACATTGAACTAGCAAAGGAATATCATTGACAAAACCTTGGTGAACATAAATATTTCCTTATATCTACAAGGTTagggttttgttttttctgtGATAACCCTTTGAAGTTCCAATGTGTTAGTTTCCCCACAAACATACAACtggatgaaagatgaagataatgaacagtgatcaatctcatagctttCTCAGTTCATGCAAAATGAGAGGTCAGTAGGCGGGAACTAAGGAAATTAGCATCGAATGTCGTGTGTATTTCACTTTATATAAGGCAGTATTTTTGATTTGTTATCGGTTAACAAATGTATCTGAAGAGAAAGCATTTAAAAAGACAGAATGCCATGTTTAACTGTTTTCTGAGTTAATTTTTACATATACGCATGGTCGATTGCCATTTATCAAGTTTTATGTCCCTTCGATATCCAGAGCCacaaatttgaaattatgttaattttaaagTATATGTAGTTCTATTTGATTTAACTGTGAGGATCGTACCATCGTCTTAACATGACAAGAAACATCGCCTTACAGTCTTACAGACCCGCGACTCTTCGTGAGCGAACAAATAGTACACATGTACCTACATCTGTCGAGTTCGTAAATCAAAACCACGACCCACAGCTCATGAAGCaagttttgttttgtattaatctaattagaattagatgttTGATCCGCTTACATACTCGCTACACGTAGCGAGTATGTGAACGGATCTTACaactaattttaattagactggTACCGTAAGAGCCGCGGATGTGGTCAAAAATAGAATGTTCAAGTCACAAAACAGGAAACAGTTACACAAAACGAAAAACTGAATAAGTTAGAACTAAAATAGAAAGGTTGACTTCAACTAAGCAAGCCACATTTAGTGAAATTTTGGAGTGTTTAGCAAGTGAATAGAGCACTGAGTGATGTCTAAAGAACACAACCAATCATATCCGTATACCTACCGGTCAATTACAGCATTTTATAACAACAAACTTCTAATGATAGAAGCAGACATTTTACttcaatatatacaaaaatagttTCTTGTGCACTccagaaattcaaaatatttattatatgttACTTGCTTATTGGCCTACCCTGATCTGTACTCGGGTAGAGGTCAAGTTCACTTCCGCTGTGGGACCACGATCCAAACTTGAGGGTGCAGATCTGGGTGTCCATGGGAAAATAGAGAACATTAACGAGACACACACTCTGTAGGACTGTGGGGAAGTTATAATAAACCATACCGCTAGGGTAGATCGTGGCTCTGTAATCTGTCCTACCGGGCATCATCTCTTCCTCGGCCGAGCTGAAGAACCAtgcaaaaataattattatactttcaagtaaaatactcgaatctgatcgGTAGAGAATCATGTGAAAAACATTGAGAATTGAAAGCACGCGTTCCAGgttgatagtatctagcaacgagTAACGGTACTTGACAACGGGCTATCACATGATTCTAATCCATGCGCCGTAGATTATTAGACGATGCCGTTTGAGTGTTTGTTATAAACGTGAAATACCTCCATTGACATACAAAAcattgacaatggttttctcggggtgaacattttcaatgcaatatttatatattacaaaatttgcAACTCCTTCGTCAAGCTAATATAAAAGAACaattatcatgaaatttacaattttgataaaatattaccTCCTCATTCtatatatccatttagtttcaatttagcacCAACAGCAAGAAGtatgtttttaatgttttacacaaataCTATATGCCCAGTCTGATCCTGCCCTGGAGTCACTACCGCTACATTAGGGAGCATgacaaattacaattttggtagaagccttcctgcatttagtttttcttacagatatgCGATTGTATCTTAAACGCTTTCTtctcccaaagatgcttcatactgaATTTGAAACGAATCGGAAGGGTAGTTAGCAAGAAGACAATTGTTAAGACATTcaatcactgaccattttggccccaacctgGATTCAAAACCCTTATCACTgagatcatgaaattgacaattttggtgAAGGACTACAGTTTACCTGTTCTGTTTACATATCTATTTAGTGTCAATTTAGAATCAATAGTATTAAAAAcgtatttaaatgttttacacataaacacttttTACATGTACCGAGTTTGGTCCCGCCCTCGAGTCTGAAACAAGCAAGGCATCCTGGTGAAAGAATTATATGTTTTTCACATCTGTTGAAGGCATAgggagtgtgaccggtcaacaggggatgcttacttctccttggcatctgattccacctttggtgtgtccaggggtccgtgtttgtgttactcttttgtaatttataggaattctgagattgatcactgttcgttatcttctttTATCACCTGATAGCTTTTCGATTTTTCCTTGATTGTCATTTTACTTCACAACCCAATTTCGGTTAACAGAACACATGCATTTGTTTATATTCTTTATCGGAAACtatggaaataaaacaaaccGAATTGTTACTTTTATAACTGTTTATTCACTTACATCTATCGTCTGTATGGAGACCAGCTTTCACAAGTCGCACGACTTGTACCATTATTTTAATTGGTAAAATTGTATAGACTTCTAAGACTATtcaagctttttttttttaatgaatgtgGTCGTTTTTGTCAAACTTCTCCGTGACTTGATGTACATTTTTGTATAAAGAGCATATGTTAATTCATACTTGAAATCAATTCTAGATTTTGTATTTACTgatacatcataattctttcTATTTGCAATAGACTTGTTCACATTGTAGGCATGGCACCTTCTACAGAATGCAGGGATAAGAGATTACTTTTCTAAGTTCCGTTCAATCCTTTAAACTTTTCGtcaataaaacatattaaattCACGTATGGTCATTATTTACTGGTCGTGGTCGCTCAGTTTTgcaaccgggaggtcgtgagttcgagctccgctcgtgccatggcgcGTCAAACCTctgacgttaaaataggtagtgattgctccttcaccaaacggtCGGCatgtaatccgagattcctctgactcttacccccgcttttatatttgacatgtgcgggggagagtcagagcggactccatattgaaaagtgggaattcagcgacaacagctggtgtcgctgctttacctacctcttacaactttatttcgcggatctatcttccaagacgtgagaattcagttatcggaagataaatctataaatagatcatgattaatacgatgctatcgccgtttaaacggccctaatatcaacaaatggagcatcacttgaattaggtcgccgcctcgccatttgatttctttgcgcatgacgtcagcacacataaacacaaaattccatcgtttaaacggcgatagcatcgtattaatcatgatgtatttgtagaataatcttccgataactgaatcctcgcgtcttggaagatgggtccgcgaaataaatttgtaagaggtaggtaaagtagctagcagcgacaccagcttgtgtcgctgaattcccacttttcaatatggagtccgctctgactctcccccgcagaagtcacaaaataaaagcggggttaagagtcagaggaatctcggattaggtCGGCATGTAGAGGTGaaaatcacggatctttcggatatgaccttaaaaacggagatctaatgtcgcgacaggcgttgtcACGCTAAAgtaccctcactgctacggcgaAGCATAGATTTAAGTTTGCCTTACTTCAactagtgacgtctcaatatgaatgaaaaattctcgacgggaatTTAGAAACAATCAAAAATTGGTCATTCGTATTGCAATCTGTATAAAGAGAAAAAATACGGTTTACGTTTTCTTCGATTCATTATACCCGCAATATTTTAAGAAAGTTGTTACCCTGTCTGTCAGACTTTCTTCTTTCTCAATTTTAAGCAGTAACCAAttaatcttttggaagatgattggtggtgtccgatagatgtgcaataaagttttggaattttcatctTTACCCTGGGAGCCAAATGTGTTAAAAAACTACGTTTTTCtacaaacaagaggtccacaggccttatcggtcacctgaatactagtgaacaagtatcactacttccatgggctttgaaatctagaaaaaagttcctgttctgaatatctaagctcaattctaatgttcagcaacagtataaaacaagatgtgttcttaaatcttcactgccctcaaaagtgcataaactgatgaaaggctttaaataataggtgtattaacattaaagcatcaaaatatatgactaatttggactcatcctaaagtcataaccctgggttgtaaaattcaccagtttttgtacatccttttctccTATTcctaagtacatgtatgcatttagattttaaacagtatcagcaaacttacacataaatacgatatactaagtttggccccaccctggggtcaaaagccttactctggggaaaatcaaatttacaattttggtaaaagactatctgctctatccatttagtttcaatttagtataaaaagcactaaataaaatgtcataaagtgttttacacataaacactatataacaagtttggcctcgccctggggtcagaacccctaccccggggatcatgaaatttacaattttggtagaggcattcctgctctacatcactatgcatttagtttttcttacatgtatgtggttcttgaaaagaggATTTTGAAAAGTggtcatttttgggcagtttttgccctgcccctaaggccccaggggtgcaggaatcctgaaatttacaacttgtgttccctttgttccaactatgtttcataccaaatttgaaaagaattggaatgatagttatcaagaagaagttaaaaatgtctattgttcacacatctaataactgaccattttggtcccaccctgataccaaaacccctacccctggaataatcaaatttacaattttggtaaaggactacctgttctttctaaatatctatttactttcaatttagtatgaataacattaaagaagatgtaatttaagtgttttacacataaacactatataacaagtttggtccCTCCCTGGGGtgagaacccctaccccggggatcatgaaatttacaattttggtagaagccttcctgctctacatcactatgcattattttttcttacaggtgtgtggttcttgaaaagatttttgaagtGTTCAATTTTgcgcagtttttgccccgcccctacgTCCGCAGGGGTggtggagtcctgaaatttacaatttatgtcccccttgtcccaatgatgcttcatagaattggactggtagttattaagaagttaaaaatgttcaattgttaacgcacgacgaacgaaaACCAATCGCTCATTGCACTGTGTCATGTGCAGCAGGAATATATTCGCTTTAAGGGTTGGAATctcaacaattttaaagatatttgaacaataaaaaaaaaagatggggGTTGAAATGACCCCGGGGCACTTGCCCATCAGAATATTCAATTCATCTTGATAtggtattactgtcttatgacgACATCTAGTTAGATTTGATAAAGAACTGTGAACGATAGTATTGTTTCAGCGCCCACCttctggtcaatttttaaagtcatcaattcttaaaatgatatttttatgctatTATAGATATTAATATTCATAAAGTTTGACTTATTTGACAAAACAACGAGAGGTAACTCTATAAGTTGGGTTAAAAATCTTGCATTTCACAATAGAAatcaatggaaaacggaaaatattttaaaaacatatttcctTCCAGTGAAACACAAATCCCTTTTAACAAGTATTATAAATTGTCATTGAAGGAATTTACACCAAATCTTTTGTTGTTTCacggggaagggggggggggcaatatacGGCAAAAAATTTCACTCTTTGATCAATTGCAAATAAGGTTAaactatgaaaaatgaagattaacaattaacaattttttactcaataatttaaagtaatttgacaatttttaatggatatttattgataataataagcattttaaaatatgtgatgTTTTAAAGCCTGATTTCAAGGAACAGGTTTTTCTACCCCTTAATCAAAGGGAGTTGAAATTAAGAGCAATTAAGTATTAAACAATGatattaaaagtaaaaaatcaaTTGCTAATGAATTTTACtttgtattaaaaaaatctCATTAGCAAAATTGCAAAGCTGATTAGAATATACATATTGGTTGTAAGTCTAAAATCCTTTTATAAAATGAACCCCTGGTCTCATATTTTTACTTgacatgtgtacattaaaataaTAAATGCTTAAAGTACAAAAAAACGTTATTAGTTTTGCAGTAATGATTTTCAAAACTCCataaattatttgtaattttcaaaaacagaGAAAAATCCGAAAACAATGAAACAAACCTCCACGAATCCCGCGAGACTTCGGATCAATTAGTGGGATGCGTGCGGTGGGTGATTATTAACAGCATACCTTTTGTATAATGTTGTTACATTAAACAtgctaaatttaaaaaaaagttcatggACTTTAACCGTCACTTCAACGTCACACACAACAGAACAAAAATCAGAGGCCTTGTGTGTAGATGATGCTTGTGGGTAGATGAGGCTGTGTGTAGATGATTGTGTGTAGATGAGCCTTGAGTGTAGATGATGATTGTATGTAGATGAGGCTTGTGTGTAGATGATGATTGTGTGTAAATGAGCCTTGTGTGTAGATGAGGCTTGTGTGTAGATGATGATTGTGTGTAGATAAGCCTTGTGTGTAGATGAGTCTTGTGTGTAGATGATGTTTGTGTGTATCATTAAAACTCTAAGCATCCAGACGTCCTTCTGCTTAAAAAGAACGCTGTATCCTTCTGTCTTGTCATAAGCAACCTTTGCAACAAGTGCAAACCGCTAGCAGCTTACAATTACTAagttgttttacaaacacatttgattttaaatcatgtgtgttttatttgtaaataatagGAAGTGCATAACTTAGCATTCACATTTTTTTTAGTAActcaagttttatttttatagtaACCTTAGCTTTAATGTTTACGCATTGGCGGGCTATAAGTTTTCAACAACATTTGTGCAAAGTATTAGTTTACTGTTAGATGTTTGGCAATAAAGAGTGTCAtggattttcattttatgaGCTAGAGATCCCCATTCTAAGACCGGAATCACTAATCCAGGCGTTATGTATTTCTCAATTTTAATAGAAACCCCCATCCTTATTATCACTACATATCCAattcttgtatttcatattcagGAAGATTCTAACTTTACagtatatttacaatatgatCCATTTAGTCCCACCCGAAAGCTTGAACTTTCCCATGCTCAATATGATTAACTACCTTATTTGTTTTATGCTCTCCggttttataagaatataaaatactattcgAAGAAACCGGTTTTCTCATGTCCCGcagctttgttatttttcttggcaattaacaatagaaTACAGAGAAACGTCTCCAAACCGgtccctcagaaaaccggttctccctgaatatcggctgattttcaaagtcccggcagaaatcttaacatttccttacaaagaaagtcttacaaaaccggccacccctgaaaaccggacatcggccactttttgaagtacatttattaacaaacatgtgtaatttacccttataataccggCCGGTTTAGacaagtttcactgtacatattgttggttgaaaattgtcatttattaatgacgaTTGAAGAAGTTGACAACTTATTTACAACCCCTATAATAGGGAGATCCCCGAGTATCAAAACTACAACTCAGACAACCTAAACAAGAATGACATTGGGATCTCCCTAATTCTTATATTCAGGGGACacgaatttcataattttgacaGTGGCGTCAAGGTCATTTTGAACACACTGAAGTAGGATTTTGCT is a window from the Ostrea edulis chromosome 5, xbOstEdul1.1, whole genome shotgun sequence genome containing:
- the LOC130054662 gene encoding neuronal acetylcholine receptor subunit alpha-7-like isoform X1 translates to MDYIFNGIFFLSVYLSFCAVTSWADTVTSPLYTHLFTNYNPRLLPMCTPDEKVTVYMGTALRQMMNVNEKDQILKINIWLRLKWSDCRLSWNSSQFNNSHLVVPYDTVWTPDITLYDSSAEEEMMPGRTDYRATIYPSGMVYYNFPTVLQSVCLVNVLYFPMDTQICTLKFGSWSHSGSELDLYPSTDQGRPITDLTNLVLHNEWDVVSMKAIRNVLYYQCCPDPYPDITFSLEIKRKPLFYIMSILFPCILTGSVAALGFALPPESGEKVSLEVTVLLSLAVFLLMVTEQLPASSVNFPYVGMYFTTSMILVSFSCAMTVLVLNIHFRGATGNKLPDWMRRLFLNRLAWVVCVKTGKRENKVHSEKNHYQSQKEPNQNTFSNKMDVEDTTNTQTVNGNLPNQPRLPSIVTNTSSRDLLLRTGDPMLSLLTEQSDTLKKIEGHMQKDESEEQTNNEWYLLAKVLDRICLYVYIFMTILTSIIFLAKMGGA
- the LOC130054662 gene encoding neuronal acetylcholine receptor subunit alpha-7-like isoform X3; translated protein: MDYIFNGIFFLSVYLSFCAVTSWADTVTSPLYTHLFTNYNPRLLPMCTPDEKVTVYMGTALRQMMNVKWSDCRLSWNSSQFNNSHLVVPYDTVWTPDITLYDSSAEEEMMPGRTDYRATIYPSGMVYYNFPTVLQSVCLVNVLYFPMDTQICTLKFGSWSHSGSELDLYPSTDQGRPITDLTNLVLHNEWDVVSMKAIRNVLYYQCCPDPYPDITFSLEIKRKPLFYIMSILFPCILTGSVAALGFALPPESGEKVSLEVTVLLSLAVFLLMVTEQLPASSVNFPYVGMYFTTSMILVSFSCAMTVLVLNIHFRGATGNKLPDWMRRLFLNRLAWVVCVKTGKRENKVHSEKNHYQSQKEPNQNTFSNKMDVEDTTNTQTVNGNLPNQPRLPSIVTNTSSRDLLLRTGDPMLSLLTEQSDTLKKIEGHMQKDESEEQTNNEWYLLAKVLDRICLYVYIFMTILTSIIFLAKMGGA
- the LOC130054662 gene encoding neuronal acetylcholine receptor subunit alpha-7-like isoform X4, giving the protein MNAVTSWADTVTSPLYTHLFTNYNPRLLPMCTPDEKVTVYMGTALRQMMNVNEKDQILKINIWLRLKWSDCRLSWNSSQFNNSHLVVPYDTVWTPDITLYDSSAEEEMMPGRTDYRATIYPSGMVYYNFPTVLQSVCLVNVLYFPMDTQICTLKFGSWSHSGSELDLYPSTDQGRPITDLTNLVLHNEWDVVSMKAIRNVLYYQCCPDPYPDITFSLEIKRKPLFYIMSILFPCILTGSVAALGFALPPESGEKVSLEVTVLLSLAVFLLMVTEQLPASSVNFPYVGMYFTTSMILVSFSCAMTVLVLNIHFRGATGNKLPDWMRRLFLNRLAWVVCVKTGKRENKVHSEKNHYQSQKEPNQNTFSNKMDVEDTTNTQTVNGNLPNQPRLPSIVTNTSSRDLLLRTGDPMLSLLTEQSDTLKKIEGHMQKDESEEQTNNEWYLLAKVLDRICLYVYIFMTILTSIIFLAKMGGA
- the LOC130054662 gene encoding neuronal acetylcholine receptor subunit alpha-7-like isoform X2 — encoded protein: MDYIFNGIFFLSVYLSFCAVTSWADTVTSPLYTHLFTNYNPRLLPMCTPDEKVTVYMGTALRQMMNVNEKDQILKINIWLRLKWSDCRLSWNSSQFNNSHLVVPYDTVWTPDITLYDSSAEEEMMPGRTDYRATIYPSGMVYYNFPTVLQSVCLVNVLYFPMDTQICTLKFGSWSHSGSELDLYPSTDQADLTNLVLHNEWDVVSMKAIRNVLYYQCCPDPYPDITFSLEIKRKPLFYIMSILFPCILTGSVAALGFALPPESGEKVSLEVTVLLSLAVFLLMVTEQLPASSVNFPYVGMYFTTSMILVSFSCAMTVLVLNIHFRGATGNKLPDWMRRLFLNRLAWVVCVKTGKRENKVHSEKNHYQSQKEPNQNTFSNKMDVEDTTNTQTVNGNLPNQPRLPSIVTNTSSRDLLLRTGDPMLSLLTEQSDTLKKIEGHMQKDESEEQTNNEWYLLAKVLDRICLYVYIFMTILTSIIFLAKMGGA